From Chryseobacterium joostei, the proteins below share one genomic window:
- a CDS encoding efflux transporter outer membrane subunit, whose product MKIFNIKNFLISGAMASVLVSCAVGKSYTRTDLQVPETYRESVQVTGDTMVLPWKTFFKDPKLIGLIDKALTRNNEVNVALKNIEQLNLVYKQAKLSLMPTLDFTAGANRSWASTNTLNGSLNEQFVGTKYMDDFSAALRLSWEIDIWGKAKMQKESAAAEYFAQKENLNAVKSRIIVQVAQAYYSLISLDEQLKIAEQNIELSNNTLKMMDLQFKAGQINSLAVQQSEAQKKTAELLIPLAKQNISVQENALSILCGEYPAKIEREGNLKMMIPENKLLQGLPAQLLSRRPDLKVAEFNVISLNAKTGLAKAAMYPSISLSPQIGVNSNKFSSWFDIPGSITKAVAANLAAPIFQKKELKTAYETALIEQEKAAINFKQSVMTAVGEVSDAMAKSQGSSERLQLLEQRTAILDKGINDALKLYKSGMATYLEVITAQNNKLQNDLEAINVTLERLNAEVDLYRALGGGAE is encoded by the coding sequence ATGAAAATATTTAATATAAAGAATTTCCTTATTTCAGGCGCAATGGCATCAGTACTGGTGTCCTGCGCCGTAGGGAAATCCTATACAAGAACAGATCTTCAGGTGCCGGAAACCTATAGAGAATCTGTGCAGGTAACAGGAGATACAATGGTGCTTCCATGGAAGACTTTCTTTAAGGATCCTAAGTTGATTGGCTTAATAGATAAAGCCTTAACACGAAATAACGAAGTGAATGTTGCCCTGAAAAACATAGAACAACTGAATCTTGTCTACAAACAGGCCAAGTTATCCCTAATGCCTACTTTGGACTTCACTGCTGGAGCCAACCGTAGCTGGGCATCCACAAATACCCTTAACGGATCGCTGAATGAGCAGTTTGTAGGAACCAAGTATATGGATGACTTTAGTGCGGCCCTAAGACTTTCATGGGAAATTGATATCTGGGGGAAAGCCAAGATGCAGAAAGAATCTGCTGCTGCAGAGTATTTTGCCCAAAAGGAAAATCTAAATGCTGTAAAAAGCAGGATTATTGTTCAGGTAGCACAGGCTTATTATAGCCTGATAAGCTTAGATGAGCAGTTGAAAATTGCAGAACAGAATATTGAATTAAGCAACAATACCCTTAAAATGATGGATCTTCAGTTTAAGGCAGGGCAGATTAATTCATTGGCTGTGCAGCAGTCTGAAGCGCAGAAAAAGACTGCTGAACTATTGATTCCGTTGGCCAAGCAGAATATTTCCGTTCAGGAAAATGCACTGAGCATCCTTTGTGGAGAATATCCAGCTAAAATTGAAAGAGAAGGAAATCTGAAAATGATGATTCCTGAAAATAAACTTTTACAGGGTCTTCCCGCTCAGCTGTTAAGCCGAAGACCGGATCTAAAAGTAGCAGAATTTAATGTCATCAGTCTGAATGCAAAAACAGGATTGGCCAAAGCTGCGATGTACCCAAGTATCAGCCTGAGCCCACAGATTGGTGTGAATTCCAATAAATTTAGTTCATGGTTTGATATCCCGGGATCTATTACCAAGGCAGTTGCAGCAAATCTTGCCGCTCCTATTTTTCAGAAAAAAGAATTAAAAACAGCTTATGAAACGGCTTTAATTGAACAGGAAAAAGCAGCAATTAACTTTAAACAATCAGTAATGACTGCTGTTGGAGAAGTTTCTGATGCCATGGCAAAGTCTCAGGGTTCATCAGAAAGACTACAGCTTTTAGAACAGAGAACGGCTATTTTAGATAAAGGCATCAATGATGCACTAAAGCTGTATAAAAGCGGAATGGCAACCTATCTGGAAGTCATCACAGCCCAGAACAATAAGCTTCAGAATGATCTGGAGGCCATTAATGTTACCCTTGAAAGATTAAATGCTGAGGTTGACCTTTACAGGGCGCTTGGCGGTGGGGCAGAATAA
- a CDS encoding DUF4840 domain-containing protein, translated as MKKFTVSQFLIAILLVFTGFTFYSCNNDGPEIPPVKLDDVKGNYKGRLITIQGNVKTEKIKDFKVKKDTIAFAEFPVDEIVKTVVKDPVKAEVAIKAMGKVKYDLKYTASVNTSINAVELLFAPKVMEILIPVDGVTKKTEVILVAKQKGFYVGLDGSLRFALIADKITVDGTVLAPYEAINYNFPFCVKM; from the coding sequence ATGAAGAAATTTACAGTATCTCAATTTTTGATAGCCATTTTACTTGTATTCACAGGTTTCACTTTCTACTCATGTAATAATGACGGCCCGGAAATTCCGCCGGTAAAGCTGGATGATGTTAAAGGAAATTATAAAGGGAGACTGATTACCATACAGGGAAATGTAAAAACAGAAAAAATAAAGGATTTTAAAGTAAAAAAAGATACCATTGCCTTTGCAGAGTTTCCGGTAGATGAAATTGTGAAAACAGTAGTAAAGGATCCGGTAAAGGCAGAAGTGGCAATAAAAGCAATGGGAAAAGTGAAGTATGATCTTAAATATACAGCCTCGGTAAATACTTCCATTAATGCAGTAGAACTGCTTTTTGCGCCCAAGGTAATGGAAATCCTTATCCCTGTGGATGGAGTGACCAAAAAGACAGAAGTTATATTGGTAGCAAAGCAGAAAGGATTTTATGTAGGTTTGGACGGATCGTTGAGATTTGCCCTGATAGCAGATAAGATTACCGTAGATGGTACAGTACTAGCCCCTTATGAAGCTATTAATTATAATTTTCCATTCTGTGTGAAGATGTAA
- a CDS encoding RNA polymerase sigma factor: MEESKEQILVKRLLQKEEAAWKELFGAFSGNLTYVCSRYVSEREDVHDVLQNSFIKMFRSIESFEYRGGGSLKAWITRITVNESLKYIKQKGDFKSTVEVDDLPDLPNEEEPDFEEIPKADIMEIIRSLPDGYRTVFNLYVFEQKSHKEIALLLGIAENSSASQFHRAKGLLVQKIKEFKMSKKAQYE, from the coding sequence ATGGAAGAAAGTAAAGAACAGATTTTGGTAAAGCGCCTTCTGCAAAAGGAGGAAGCCGCCTGGAAAGAGCTTTTTGGAGCTTTTTCCGGTAATCTGACCTATGTATGTTCCCGATATGTGTCTGAAAGAGAGGATGTGCATGATGTCCTCCAAAACAGTTTTATCAAAATGTTCCGCTCGATAGAATCTTTTGAATATAGAGGAGGTGGTTCTTTGAAAGCCTGGATAACCCGGATTACAGTAAATGAATCCTTAAAGTACATCAAGCAGAAAGGAGACTTTAAATCAACTGTTGAGGTAGATGATCTTCCCGACCTTCCCAATGAAGAGGAACCAGATTTTGAGGAAATTCCAAAGGCTGATATTATGGAAATCATCCGGTCACTTCCGGATGGATACCGAACAGTCTTTAATCTGTATGTATTTGAACAAAAGAGTCATAAGGAAATTGCATTGTTGTTGGGAATTGCAGAAAACTCTTCTGCCTCACAGTTTCATCGTGCAAAAGGGCTGCTTGTTCAGAAAATAAAAGAGTTTAAAATGTCAAAAAAAGCACAATATGAATAA
- a CDS encoding outer membrane beta-barrel protein has translation MNNEWLNTLRSRMEDHEEGVPDGLWDDIRDELFLEEENKIMAGVAPVVNDEVEKEKGGENAGYKSLFYRIGGIAAAAALVFMIVKILPQEDNNKTFSKNHPDLNKGADRNSVLKDSEDQEDNNVEGKPIMGNPLVQNNFNGISSEKSISTINPEDIGRKETVNNEESQVIIHNTDSVEPFRQENKASSALPLANETIKAQIDEKETDEGLFKREKIEEKYADHKKNKALKSHKDKSWMLSMLTGNASSNSAEQQFPGYASMDGKPMNIEAVWSASEYVDDPLTEILLANQSKPVEARIRHKVPVTFGLSLYYNLGKRWGIGTGLNYTKLASELHSGTNANYIKGNQTVHYIGIPVQVNYNVIQKGKFTGYVTGGALVEKQVAGSITTTYVVDDEVKETSKESIDHKPLQFSVNTAVGLQLKVINRLGIYAEPGIGYHFKDDNSPNTIYKEKPLHFNVKFGIRLLID, from the coding sequence ATGAATAACGAATGGCTCAATACCCTGCGAAGCAGAATGGAAGACCATGAAGAGGGTGTTCCGGACGGGTTGTGGGATGACATTAGGGATGAATTGTTCTTAGAAGAAGAGAACAAGATCATGGCTGGTGTTGCTCCGGTAGTCAATGATGAGGTGGAAAAAGAAAAAGGAGGTGAAAATGCAGGATATAAATCCTTGTTTTATCGTATTGGAGGGATTGCAGCGGCGGCGGCTTTGGTTTTTATGATCGTGAAGATATTGCCACAAGAGGATAATAACAAGACTTTTTCAAAGAATCATCCCGATTTAAATAAGGGAGCCGATAGAAATTCAGTTTTAAAAGATTCAGAAGATCAGGAAGATAATAATGTTGAGGGAAAGCCTATCATGGGTAATCCTCTTGTTCAAAATAATTTTAACGGAATAAGCTCAGAGAAAAGCATATCTACGATAAATCCTGAAGATATAGGGAGAAAGGAGACCGTAAATAATGAAGAATCTCAGGTAATTATACACAATACTGATAGCGTAGAACCTTTCCGACAGGAGAATAAAGCTTCATCAGCTTTGCCTTTGGCGAATGAAACGATAAAGGCTCAGATTGATGAAAAGGAAACAGATGAGGGTCTTTTTAAAAGGGAAAAAATAGAAGAAAAATATGCTGATCATAAGAAAAATAAGGCTTTAAAATCTCATAAAGATAAATCCTGGATGCTGAGCATGCTTACAGGCAATGCTTCTTCCAATTCTGCGGAACAACAGTTCCCCGGATATGCCTCTATGGATGGAAAACCCATGAATATTGAAGCAGTGTGGAGTGCCTCCGAGTATGTGGATGATCCTTTGACGGAAATATTACTGGCCAACCAGAGTAAGCCTGTAGAAGCAAGAATACGGCATAAGGTTCCTGTAACATTCGGATTATCACTTTATTATAATTTGGGCAAAAGATGGGGCATAGGAACGGGGCTGAACTACACAAAACTAGCTTCTGAGCTTCATTCAGGAACTAATGCTAATTATATTAAAGGAAATCAGACTGTTCATTATATAGGAATTCCGGTTCAGGTCAATTACAATGTGATTCAGAAAGGAAAATTTACAGGATATGTAACAGGAGGTGCTTTGGTGGAGAAACAGGTAGCGGGAAGCATTACAACCACCTATGTAGTGGATGATGAAGTAAAAGAGACTTCTAAGGAAAGTATTGATCACAAGCCTCTTCAGTTTTCGGTGAATACGGCTGTGGGACTTCAGTTAAAAGTCATCAACCGATTGGGAATCTATGCAGAGCCGGGAATAGGATATCATTTTAAGGATGACAATTCTCCCAATACAATCTATAAGGAAAAACCTTTGCATTTTAATGTGAAATTTGGAATCAGATTATTGATTGATTAG
- a CDS encoding T9SS type A sorting domain-containing protein, translating to MKTKLIFLTFLLFSFLNLKAQCNPTITSPRLGAIFSEKILFCEGEDEVLSTQTFSTYQWYKQEWTWQTPNNNPWVAIPGATSQQLTINGGDQLFYFKVKVTDGDCAAESPAVMADGYMYGLPAMISTFIPGTYEITDTGEANICEGASVTFENVFPVVYGTHTWFKCVPSTSAPFTGDPCVIPGAIGDTYKAEKSGKYGFYACTEYCPNQCQMLDPFSFVQLNFGNWPFCGDLGTGEIKLKSNALNIYPNPTAQFLYIGKESEVYKEITIIDMSGKLVLKKNDHQYKQPVDVSHLVPGNYIIVSKSKNGEVYRNKFIKK from the coding sequence ATGAAAACAAAACTAATTTTTTTAACGTTTTTATTGTTCAGTTTTCTGAATCTAAAAGCGCAATGTAATCCTACCATTACCAGTCCCAGACTTGGTGCTATATTTTCAGAGAAGATTCTGTTCTGCGAGGGAGAAGATGAGGTGCTTTCTACACAAACCTTTAGTACCTACCAATGGTACAAGCAGGAATGGACGTGGCAGACTCCCAATAATAACCCCTGGGTTGCCATTCCCGGAGCTACCTCACAACAATTAACCATTAATGGAGGAGATCAGCTGTTTTACTTCAAGGTAAAAGTTACCGATGGTGATTGTGCAGCCGAAAGTCCGGCAGTGATGGCAGATGGCTATATGTATGGCCTTCCGGCTATGATCTCTACATTTATCCCCGGAACTTATGAAATTACAGATACAGGAGAAGCTAATATCTGTGAAGGAGCTTCGGTAACGTTTGAAAACGTATTTCCTGTAGTGTACGGAACCCATACCTGGTTTAAATGCGTTCCCTCTACATCTGCTCCGTTTACAGGAGACCCATGTGTTATTCCTGGTGCAATAGGAGATACCTATAAGGCAGAAAAGAGTGGGAAATATGGCTTCTATGCTTGTACAGAATACTGTCCTAATCAATGCCAAATGTTAGATCCGTTTTCATTTGTACAGCTGAACTTTGGTAATTGGCCTTTCTGTGGAGATCTGGGTACAGGAGAAATCAAACTGAAAAGTAATGCACTTAATATATACCCAAACCCCACAGCACAATTCCTTTATATTGGAAAAGAATCAGAGGTATATAAGGAGATTACGATCATAGATATGTCCGGAAAACTGGTTCTGAAGAAAAATGATCACCAATATAAGCAACCTGTTGATGTAAGTCATTTGGTTCCGGGAAATTATATCATTGTTTCCAAAAGTAAAAATGGAGAAGTCTATAGAAATAAATTTATAAAAAAATAG
- a CDS encoding YifB family Mg chelatase-like AAA ATPase: MLIKIYGSAIHGVAAQTITIEVNVDTGGVGYHLVGLPDNAIKESSYRISAALKNVGYKIPGKKITINMAPADLRKEGSAYDLSIAIGILAASDQILAEEIQNYIIMGELSLDGSLQPIKGVLPIAIQAREEGFKGIILPIQNAREAAIVNDLDIYGAENIKEVIDFFNEGKPIEKVILDTRKEFHEKINDFPFDFSEVKGQETAKRAMEVAAAGGHNIILIGPPGSGKTMLAKRVPSILPPLTLKEALETTKIHSVAGKIGTEASLMTVRPYRSPHHTISDVALVGGGSYPQPGEISLAHNGVLFLDEMPEFKRTVLEVMRQPLEDREVTISRARFTVNYPANFMLVASMNPSPSGFFPDDPNNTSSVYEMQRYMNKLSGPLLDRIDIHIEVQKVEFEQLSEKRKGEKSKDIRERVQKAREIQNERYKNLTISSNAQIGPKEIEAFCDLDETSFSLIKLAMEKLNLSARAYDRILKVSRTIADLEESDKILSHHVSEAIQYRSLDREFWNA, from the coding sequence ATGCTGATCAAAATTTATGGCAGCGCCATTCATGGAGTTGCTGCACAGACGATAACTATTGAAGTAAATGTGGATACCGGAGGAGTAGGGTACCACTTGGTTGGGCTTCCCGATAATGCCATTAAAGAAAGCAGTTACCGGATTTCTGCTGCATTGAAAAATGTGGGGTACAAAATCCCGGGAAAGAAAATCACCATTAATATGGCTCCGGCTGACCTTAGAAAAGAAGGATCTGCCTATGACCTCAGTATTGCGATTGGTATTCTGGCGGCATCAGATCAAATCTTGGCTGAAGAAATTCAGAATTACATTATTATGGGAGAACTTTCTCTGGACGGAAGTTTGCAGCCTATAAAAGGTGTTTTGCCTATTGCCATACAGGCCAGGGAAGAAGGATTTAAAGGAATTATTCTTCCCATACAAAATGCAAGGGAGGCTGCCATTGTTAATGATTTGGATATATATGGTGCAGAAAATATTAAGGAGGTCATCGATTTTTTTAATGAAGGAAAACCCATTGAAAAAGTTATTCTGGATACAAGAAAAGAATTTCATGAAAAGATTAACGATTTTCCATTTGATTTTTCTGAAGTGAAAGGACAGGAAACAGCAAAAAGAGCAATGGAAGTTGCTGCTGCCGGCGGACACAATATCATTTTGATTGGTCCTCCGGGAAGTGGTAAAACAATGTTAGCCAAAAGGGTTCCCAGTATTTTACCTCCATTGACGCTGAAAGAGGCTTTAGAGACCACAAAAATACATTCTGTAGCAGGCAAAATAGGCACGGAGGCATCATTAATGACTGTTCGTCCCTATAGATCACCTCATCACACAATTTCTGACGTGGCGTTGGTGGGTGGTGGAAGCTATCCTCAGCCGGGAGAAATTTCTCTTGCTCATAATGGGGTATTATTTCTTGATGAAATGCCAGAATTTAAGCGAACAGTACTGGAAGTAATGAGACAACCCCTAGAGGATCGGGAAGTCACCATTTCAAGAGCAAGGTTTACGGTAAATTATCCGGCAAATTTTATGCTTGTGGCTTCCATGAATCCCAGTCCCAGTGGATTTTTTCCGGATGATCCTAACAATACATCTTCTGTTTACGAAATGCAGCGCTACATGAATAAGCTTTCCGGACCATTGCTGGATAGGATAGACATTCATATTGAAGTCCAGAAAGTAGAATTTGAGCAGCTTTCCGAGAAGAGAAAAGGCGAAAAAAGTAAGGATATAAGAGAAAGAGTACAAAAAGCAAGAGAAATTCAAAATGAGAGATATAAAAATCTTACGATCAGTAGTAATGCCCAGATCGGGCCCAAAGAAATTGAAGCATTTTGTGATTTGGACGAAACATCTTTCAGCCTTATAAAACTGGCAATGGAAAAGCTGAATCTTTCTGCCAGAGCATATGATAGGATTTTAAAAGTATCCCGCACCATTGCGGATCTTGAAGAATCTGACAAAATCCTTTCTCATCACGTTTCCGAAGCCATACAATACAGAAGCCTAGACCGAGAGTTTTGGAATGCTTAG
- a CDS encoding spondin domain-containing protein yields MKKTFFKMTVCAAGIMTAFTLSSCSDSDNNMMDMSTQRTISFENVVTPKDFVESGSFQGTGTAPVIMPGQSVSIKFSAGKAQSLMFATMYGLSKDWFFASQQPGIKLFDTNGKAITGDVSSSVLLWDNGTKDNVTGQTESKPITQVPNINASQLMKLNLNYNEITSEFTLTITNTSGGTANETPFSPGVWAVSNYNGSQLLNSAPFFTPNSLSNPEITDIAQMGNIDKMKVKLNTNTGIMTGLSPALVVIYRGDKNPIYELGKIDNGMGLKEIAQFGNVSKLQSSLQSFPGIKGIYVAGNAPVSPGSKIMTNFKADPGDKIAYVTMFGFSNDWFYSNEVNIDATVKGDLSSKTALFDSGTGVDQYPGAGNRQALFGGTPQSETMVISKVGTQYPIPAVQNVIKVTVN; encoded by the coding sequence ATGAAAAAGACCTTTTTTAAAATGACAGTATGTGCAGCTGGAATTATGACAGCATTTACTCTTTCATCCTGCAGCGATTCGGATAATAACATGATGGACATGTCTACTCAAAGAACCATCAGTTTTGAAAATGTTGTTACTCCTAAAGATTTTGTAGAAAGCGGAAGTTTTCAGGGAACAGGAACGGCTCCCGTCATTATGCCGGGCCAATCTGTATCTATTAAATTCAGTGCAGGAAAAGCTCAATCTTTGATGTTTGCTACTATGTATGGACTTTCCAAAGATTGGTTCTTTGCCTCTCAGCAGCCGGGAATAAAGTTGTTTGATACCAATGGAAAAGCCATCACCGGAGATGTCTCTTCAAGCGTATTGCTATGGGATAACGGAACGAAAGATAATGTAACAGGACAAACCGAAAGCAAACCTATCACCCAGGTTCCTAATATCAATGCCTCACAGCTGATGAAACTTAACCTTAATTACAATGAGATAACGTCTGAGTTTACTTTAACCATTACCAATACTTCTGGCGGGACAGCAAATGAAACGCCTTTCTCTCCCGGTGTTTGGGCTGTTTCCAATTACAATGGCTCTCAACTGCTGAATAGCGCTCCGTTCTTTACTCCCAACTCTTTATCCAATCCTGAAATTACAGATATAGCCCAAATGGGAAATATTGATAAGATGAAAGTAAAGCTTAATACAAATACAGGGATTATGACAGGATTATCACCGGCTTTGGTCGTAATTTATCGCGGGGATAAAAATCCAATTTATGAATTAGGAAAAATAGATAATGGAATGGGGTTAAAAGAAATTGCACAGTTTGGAAATGTCAGTAAACTTCAAAGCAGCTTACAATCTTTCCCGGGTATTAAAGGAATTTACGTTGCCGGAAATGCTCCTGTTTCACCGGGCAGTAAGATCATGACTAATTTCAAGGCAGATCCAGGTGATAAGATTGCTTATGTTACCATGTTTGGTTTTTCCAATGATTGGTTTTATTCCAATGAGGTAAATATTGATGCTACTGTAAAGGGTGATCTTAGTTCTAAAACAGCTTTATTCGATTCCGGCACCGGAGTAGACCAATATCCCGGAGCAGGAAACCGTCAGGCTTTATTCGGAGGAACTCCACAAAGTGAAACGATGGTTATTTCAAAGGTTGGAACTCAATATCCTATTCCTGCTGTACAAAACGTGATTAAAGTGACAGTAAATTAA
- a CDS encoding YdeI/OmpD-associated family protein, with the protein MNSPIKFTAVIKQNGEMNAAFVEFPFSTEELFHTKGQVKIKATFDNKIEYRGSLAKMKSDCHILGLTQEVRKQLGKTFGDEVSVCLIEDKEERVVDIANDIALIFNENPQAKELFDKMSYTHKKEYIRWIEEAKKNETREARKIKMIQMILDGKKGI; encoded by the coding sequence ATGAATTCACCTATAAAATTCACTGCTGTTATTAAGCAAAATGGAGAAATGAATGCTGCATTTGTAGAATTTCCTTTCTCTACGGAAGAACTATTTCATACAAAGGGACAAGTAAAGATTAAGGCTACATTTGACAATAAGATTGAATACCGTGGAAGTTTGGCCAAAATGAAGTCTGATTGCCACATTCTGGGACTAACGCAGGAAGTCAGAAAACAACTCGGAAAAACCTTTGGAGATGAGGTTTCCGTTTGTCTTATTGAAGATAAAGAAGAACGTGTGGTTGATATTGCCAATGATATAGCCCTTATTTTTAATGAAAATCCCCAAGCAAAAGAATTATTCGATAAAATGAGCTATACCCACAAAAAGGAGTATATCCGATGGATTGAGGAGGCGAAAAAAAACGAAACCAGGGAAGCCCGAAAAATTAAAATGATTCAAATGATTTTGGATGGAAAAAAGGGGATTTAA
- a CDS encoding S46 family peptidase codes for MKRLFLLFTFLLGFAQMRADEGMWLLMLIKRLNGVDMQKEGLHLTPEEIYSVNNSSLKDAIVSFGGFCTGEIVSDKGLLFTNHHCGYGAVAAASTPEKDYLKNGFWATKQKDEFNAKDLYVRFLVRMDDATQRITSKLNNNMTGAERKAVIDAETSAIQKENSENGKYTVVVKDFFNGNEFYYFVYQDYKDIRLVGAPPSSLGKFGGDTDNWEWPRHTADFTVFRVYADAAGNPAEYSPSNTPLKPKHFLPVSLKGIKPGDFSMILGYPGRTNRYLTSYGIQQMVNKDYPAWVEASKTAMDVMKKYMDKDKATQLNYASQYASVANYWKNRQGTIDAVEKNGTITDKKKIEETFKAWAAMPGNTMYDGVLEEIGAYYKQTSDRNVEKNYAAQFSRNAKYTSLALNVGSVLKAYAAQDMQGRLAMKAKTEAAIKAAYETFSPSLEGEMLAAMTSLYQARVNKDVASATILGLDAKTVSNLAYSSIFANKTSATNFLLNPDALKLDADPLWKAANGIAADQKMSNERFVKVDDNFAKNSRLFLAGLVKAMPEKKFYPDANSTMRLTYGTVDKLPIRTDRNYFGVTDNYYTDMSGLVGKYKKGDEEFDLPQRVIDLYNLKDFGQYADAKGYMPVNFLSNNDITGGNSGSPVIDGDGNLIGIAFDGNSEALSGDIVFEPEWQKTINVDVRFVLWTIDKYAGARRLVDELKLVRDENTPADTKTKNSGTTATPKKTKKK; via the coding sequence ATGAAAAGACTATTTCTACTATTCACTTTCTTATTGGGCTTTGCTCAAATGAGGGCGGATGAGGGGATGTGGCTGCTAATGCTCATCAAAAGACTTAACGGTGTTGATATGCAAAAAGAGGGTCTACACCTAACGCCTGAGGAAATTTATTCAGTAAATAATTCTAGCTTAAAGGATGCTATCGTAAGCTTCGGTGGTTTCTGTACAGGTGAAATTGTTTCTGATAAAGGACTTTTATTCACGAACCACCACTGCGGTTATGGTGCGGTTGCTGCTGCTTCTACTCCAGAGAAAGACTATTTAAAAAATGGTTTCTGGGCAACGAAACAGAAAGACGAATTCAACGCAAAAGATCTTTACGTAAGATTTTTAGTGAGAATGGATGATGCTACTCAAAGAATCACTTCCAAGCTAAACAACAATATGACGGGAGCAGAGAGAAAAGCTGTTATTGATGCTGAAACAAGCGCAATTCAGAAAGAAAACTCTGAGAACGGAAAATACACTGTAGTTGTAAAAGATTTCTTTAATGGAAACGAATTTTATTATTTCGTATACCAAGACTACAAAGACATCAGATTAGTAGGTGCTCCACCTTCCTCTTTAGGAAAATTCGGTGGTGATACTGATAACTGGGAATGGCCAAGACATACTGCAGATTTCACAGTATTCAGAGTATATGCTGACGCTGCAGGAAATCCTGCTGAATATTCTCCGAGCAATACTCCTTTGAAGCCTAAGCACTTCCTGCCGGTTTCTCTTAAAGGAATTAAGCCTGGTGATTTCTCAATGATCTTAGGATATCCTGGAAGAACAAACCGTTACCTGACTTCTTACGGAATTCAGCAAATGGTAAACAAAGACTACCCGGCTTGGGTTGAGGCTTCTAAGACTGCTATGGATGTGATGAAGAAATACATGGATAAGGATAAGGCAACTCAACTTAACTATGCTTCTCAATATGCTTCTGTAGCTAACTATTGGAAAAACAGACAAGGAACAATTGATGCCGTAGAGAAAAACGGAACAATTACTGATAAGAAAAAAATAGAGGAAACGTTCAAAGCGTGGGCAGCAATGCCAGGAAACACTATGTATGATGGTGTTTTAGAAGAAATTGGAGCTTACTACAAGCAAACTTCTGACAGAAATGTTGAAAAAAACTATGCTGCTCAGTTCTCAAGAAATGCAAAGTATACTTCTCTAGCTCTAAATGTAGGTTCTGTGCTTAAGGCTTATGCTGCTCAGGATATGCAGGGAAGATTGGCAATGAAAGCAAAAACAGAAGCTGCTATTAAAGCTGCTTACGAAACTTTCAGCCCATCTTTAGAGGGAGAAATGCTTGCTGCAATGACTAGCCTTTATCAGGCAAGAGTAAACAAAGATGTGGCTTCTGCTACTATTTTAGGTTTAGATGCAAAAACTGTTTCTAACCTTGCTTATTCTTCAATCTTTGCTAATAAGACTTCTGCTACTAACTTTTTATTGAATCCTGATGCATTAAAGCTTGATGCTGATCCACTTTGGAAAGCGGCTAACGGTATTGCGGCAGACCAGAAAATGAGCAATGAAAGATTCGTTAAAGTAGATGATAATTTTGCAAAAAACAGCCGTCTATTCTTAGCTGGTCTAGTAAAAGCTATGCCTGAAAAGAAATTTTACCCGGATGCTAACTCTACTATGAGATTAACTTACGGTACTGTAGATAAACTTCCTATCAGAACTGACAGAAACTACTTCGGAGTTACTGATAACTATTATACTGATATGTCTGGTCTTGTTGGAAAATACAAGAAAGGTGACGAAGAGTTTGATCTTCCTCAAAGAGTGATTGATCTTTACAACCTTAAAGATTTCGGACAGTACGCTGATGCTAAAGGTTATATGCCTGTAAACTTCCTTTCTAACAATGATATTACAGGTGGTAACTCTGGTTCTCCGGTAATTGACGGAGATGGAAACCTTATCGGTATTGCATTTGACGGAAACAGCGAAGCATTAAGCGGAGATATCGTATTCGAGCCTGAATGGCAGAAAACAATCAACGTGGATGTTCGTTTTGTTCTTTGGACAATTGACAAGTATGCGGGTGCAAGAAGATTAGTTGATGAATTAAAGCTTGTAAGAGATGAAAATACTCCGGCTGATACAAAAACTAAAAACTCAGGTACTACAGCAACACCTAAGAAAACAAAGAAAAAATAA
- a CDS encoding META domain-containing protein — MKKILLSLFAVLFLGLALNCSAVPDKNPYLQRQWMMISFGGFSKEELVANKAEVNLTGKMENGEIQGSAFMGCNRMSFTFEFKKDGKVKISQGVSTMKACQNMSLEASFQKKLETMTKYTIEGHFLTLSDDNGNSMKFVAADWD; from the coding sequence ATGAAAAAGATACTATTATCCCTTTTTGCAGTTTTATTTTTAGGACTTGCTTTAAATTGTTCCGCAGTACCCGATAAAAATCCTTATCTCCAAAGACAATGGATGATGATTTCTTTCGGCGGATTTTCCAAAGAAGAATTAGTTGCCAATAAAGCTGAAGTTAATTTAACAGGCAAGATGGAAAATGGTGAAATTCAAGGGAGTGCCTTTATGGGATGTAACCGGATGTCATTTACTTTCGAATTTAAAAAAGACGGAAAAGTGAAAATTTCTCAAGGAGTAAGCACAATGAAAGCCTGTCAGAATATGAGTCTGGAAGCTTCTTTTCAGAAGAAATTGGAAACCATGACAAAATACACAATTGAGGGGCATTTTCTTACGCTGTCTGATGATAATGGAAACTCCATGAAGTTTGTTGCGGCAGATTGGGATTAA